agtttattagcttattttttttaaatggttttgtatggaataaaataattcttttaaatttttaaattattattgattatgtagaatattttatttaaaatttgaatacatatatgattatttgcatttaaatttaatttttttaagtgtttcgcatgaaataaaataattttttaatttttaaattattaattttgtaaaagagtattattatatttgaaatttgagtaatataatttttaataaattaatatcttaTTACTCTATATATACCACTTATATACACTTCTATTCTTACacattcttctacttttcttaaTCTTCTTCCAAGTTTACGAAATCAAAGTTCtgctaatattattttttattcaaaaaaaaatggatccaaaccaacttaactcttttttcaattatttacaAAACTTTTCTCAAACACTAAATACCCAACAATCTCAAACCTCAAACTCTCAAGTTCTAAATCAAAACTTCACACTACCAAAtacatttcaaaattcaaatccacaaaatcttcctaatttcaattttcaaactccttataataatcaatttccTATATTCCAAccacaaaatcaaaattcacaaacaccatattttctattttcatccATATTTAACCCATCTATCTGAAATGTTACTCCAACATTTTTGTCGTTTCCAATTTAATTCAGTGCATCAAGACATAACTAATCTAGTGTTGGTGGCTCTTCTAACCCATCATCTCAGACTCCGATACAATCTAGTCCAAATTTACAATATTCAGATTTTGTCAACCCTGTGGATTAGATGTCATCGACCTCAATGATTATGATATTGAATATCAGAGGCAAGATAGTATTCAATACTGGCATTGTAAAGAGACACTTATGCAGAAAATTTTGTTCAAGGCTTAGAGTATGACGATGTCAAAAATGACTTATCACAACTTCAGTTGGGAGAGGAAGACTTTGCACTATACTATCAATTTCTCCAAAAAAATACCCAACTTCAAAATAGACCGCAGTATAGACAATTGAAAAAGTACTTGATTGAACACATATGGCAATTTCACAATGCTTGTGATCAACGATAAAGCTTAATTAtggttttatttgtattaagtaattttacaaattagtgtaatctcgaattatatattatgtattattgttatatatgaattttttttaatattaatatttttaataataaattatttttaaatttataaatttaaatcatattattaaaaaaataattatattaattttaagtattttaattaattaattaaataaaattacaatagaaactaaaattaattattcttaataaaaaaatttaaatttttatttactatttataaCAGATGAGTAATAAACAGAAATTGAGATGAAATTCCCATTGCGGATGATCTCAATTTCTTTATTTCATTGCTATTAAGCGCCTCTTTGGCATTCTCCAATACCTTTTGAATTGCAATGAATGTAGCTTTGCTGACTTTATCATTACGTGCCGACAGCAGAATATGGCGGCAATTATCCAACTAATACAACGTGACTGTGATAAGTAACTACTAAAACTGTCAacgtaatttaatttaatattattattgtcttTACGTTGGAAAGCCTCCTCTCCCCTTTAATTTGTTGTATATGCATGGTATATCTTTCACTAGTGTACTCTTAAGATAGTCCTTAAAGCCTTTATTGTTAGCAAAATTCGACAAAGATAACGCGTTATTTTTGTTGAAAGTGACATGGAGGGACAACATTAATTAGAGTGAGATAATGCTAGTTGCTAAATACGTTCTTTCTTGCACGTTATGCAACAAACACTGGAGCTTAATTACTTTTATTGAAACTTTTTTTAGAATTGTATATGTTATGGTAGGATTTAATTTGTCTTGGCCTTGTCGTAGCTAAATGCTAGACAAGTACTACTAATGTGTCAATTAGTAATGTCTAGTAGTGTGTCCTTGAATGCATGTGATGAGAGggaaaaaattagttattaaatttgGTTAAATTTACTTGCTTtgatttaacaaatttaaattgatcaaataattagtttattggtattcataaataaatattaaaaatttaaatgctGTATATATCagatttaaaattcaaatttattaaattttggccgGTTGAATTGAGATTTatattgtaaaattttttttttacatatataatatttttaaatctaaaattacaaatttattttagtgataattaataaatattaaataagataattttaaattatttaaatttatattttattgtttccgaacattattgtttatttaattatccTTGAAGTGCTGCGACAATTTGAATTAGTTTGAACATAATTTGGTTGCCGAAAGTTTGTATGGACATTAAGTAAAAGGAACAATAATAAGTTAACTGGatcaatttatataatatttgggGAAGATCCTGGAACATAATAATCGTGGTCATTTTCTGTCCCGTCATTATTATGGTTGTTGAAGAAATGTTCAATTTTCGAGAAAAATGTAATTTTGCCATATGCTTGGGCGGCAGCAATGTCATTCAGAGTTTTCTTGCTTACTTGTTGCATGCTGCTTCACCGTACCACCATATTAATTTCCTCCGAAATTTTGGATCTGCGTTTTGTCACCTTCTGGAACATCCTCTGCTTTCTACGGAAATAAGAATAATCTCCATATAGTAGTCAAATTCTGGCTACACCTAAAGAGTGATGGACCAGAAAAAATTTATAGGAAggataaaaatgtaataaaatttaaatatagatatattttttttattttttacaatacTCAATGAATTAAAAATGTAATTAGTTAATAAGTTGTTATACGTACGAGACGAAATTCAAactcttaattaatttttacacatATGACTAAGCTGTTTactcgaccaacccaaattagtttagatatatttaaaattttaaattaaaactatttATACATGttgataaaaactaaaaatatatacacaattatttattataatatttaaaataataaaacgaTAATTTCACATATACAATATAatgttcaaaataataaaaacaataatttataatgattttttttttattacagtattattttaataatgaatattaatataatatattaatatgtcgataacatattttttatcataattttttaaaaaattactaataatttaaactgtatttaattaaaaaattaaattttaatttaattatttactaattaactaatataataaaatttatcactatttttttgagtttatttatttatttattttttattattatactaacaaaaatttaataatataatcattATTATATGTTAAgtttaacaaagaaaaatttaacataaaacataaaaaaatatataataaactataaatgtatataaatattactatgtttttttaaaaactttggGAGGGGGATACCCTCTTTATTGCATGTGGGTCTCTCTCTGCACCCTACGCAAGTTAAACTAATGAACATTGCTGAGTAATTAAAGTACTTTCTagcttcttattttattatcgagtaaaataataattgggtttttgaaaattttgattttagattaattagttaaaaaaaacaagtattaaaatttagtcttttatgataataaacgatggatatattatattattttattaatttattatgtaaaatttaataatgtttatatGTATCATTAATTAGtgtgatatatttatttataaaagattattatgtagataataatttttgaaataaaacttTGCCTATTTTAATAAGatttatgataaataaaatataattgataaacgttaatagaaattcaaaagatattaaatattttattgtcCAAAACTATATCATTTTCATGTATATGTGACGGGACACACATCActgtaaataataaaatacataaataattttatttcgtTTTGTACAATTTATTAATAAAGGATATTTATATCtactatttatttttgtaaaagatttaattaatattttcttttcaaaaattaattaattctaaattaaatttttaaaaatttaattatcactttatttttattatataattttgttatataaTATTGTTGATGCCAAAAAGAGTTCGACTACATTTTGTTTGACGTCGATCGATAGCAAATTCTAAAGCAATTACAGTGAATGATGAGTCATCGTGGTCgactaagaaaataaaatgaccTTATAAGACGTCGACCAAAAATaagggatgatgatgatgtcagtcgaagaaatagaaagaaaaacacttGGTAAAATCTTAATAAtacaagaattttatttttttactacttgtaaaattaattttgacattAAAGTTAATAAACATTTGGTTGAGCTCACGTTTTTAGAATATTTGTTTTTCGAATTGGGATctttaatacaaatttaatcAACACTTATGtcaaaatccaataaaaaatcAAGCAAACAAATACTAATCTTGAAACTCTTATTAAGTACACCTATTAAGATTTTATACAGATAAAcagttcttaaaaaaaaaacatatttaacGTATTTAATGATATATtgaaggaaaagtataggtaaacaatgaaaatattaaacaatgtgaacaatataTACATCGGATATTCAATTTACTAAGTGTGcggataattattttaatattaagaaaaTATCGGTCTTATGTGTCTtgagcacttgaattagtgttttttctttctgtggctctaaggtagagcttatgatcacatgATAAGTGTCTCCATCCCCTAGAAACGCATATTTCAGGAAAGATGATAACGGTTTGAGTTCGAGCTTTGGAAGCTTATCATCTTCTTTAGGAGCACATAAAGTCTCCTGGATTTCATCTGCTACCTCCAACTCGAATTGGGCATCATAGAAGATGTCAACCAGGCTCTTCCTTGAGCCTTGTGACCATGTGCACTTCTTCCACCAAGGAGTCCAtgatatcaatgctcatgcactCCTTTGGGATGTTTGGATGCTGCATGACTTTGACAGCATTCAGCACTTattcatcctcattgactcttagggtTACTTCTCTTTTtagacatcaatgagggttcttCTTGTAgttaggaagggtcttcctaggataaGGGATGCACTCTTGTGCCCATCCATATCCAaaaccacaaagtcagtgggaaaagTAAAGGGTACAACCCGAACAATCATATTTTCAACTACTCCTGATGGGATCTTAACagaaccatcagcaagttgaaggcatatgcgggttggtttgacttcattAGTCAAGCAAAGCTTCTTTATTAATGaagcaggtattaggttgatccttcccccaagatcacatagagcagTCCTTGTGCAAGCATTCCCTAaagtgcatggtatcataaagctcccaagATTCTTAAGTTTCTCTAGTAAGCTATTttgaatgactgcactgcattcttcagtgaggaagACTGTTTCTGCCTCTCTCccatccttcttatgacttaagatgtCCTTCATGAACTTAGTATAAGAAGGTATCTGttcaagagcctctgcaaaagGGATTTTGATCTCTAATGTTTTGAGATAATCCGCAAAGCGAACAAACTGTTTATATTTCTTCacttgatggagtttctgcggGAATGGCATCTTGGCCTTATACTCATCAATCTTGGTTGATGGAGGTTGAGTACCTTGTGCATTGGAAAGAGGGTTACTAGCTATATGAGGGGTGTTGTCAATAGGTGACTGACCACCCTTGcttgggtgttcaatgccctTGTTGCTGCCCCTTCCTAGCGTTCAACACCAGGGACATCATCCCCtttttggtgttcaactccaaggtTGCTGCCCCtatttgggcattcaacgctagtGATGAATACCCCttcttggtgttgaacgccaatgacattcctctttgggtgttcaacgccctcAGAGATGTCTTGGACATCAGTCTGATGTTCCTCTGTTAGCTTTTCTTCCTTTGATCTTTTGTTGTACTGAGGTTGGGTGTTTAAGGatttcccactcctcagttgaatagCATGGCATTCCTCTGTTATTTGCTTAGATAACTGTTGTCTTGTTTGACTCAGCTGGGCTTCTACATTCCTGTTGGAAGCCTGAGTTTCCCGCAAAGCCTCTTGCAATTCCAGTAGTTGTTGGGCAAGGGCGTGGAGTTGCTGAGTCAATGGGCCATCTTGTTCTCGAGGGTTAGGTTCAGTAGATATTGCCTTAACCTCTCCTTTCATAAAAGTCTCAACAGCTAAGTATAGATGCTGATTAGTGGCAACTGTCTCAATAAGCTCGAGAGCCTCTTCAATGGTCTTTCTCATATGCATGGAACCACTAGCAGAGTGGTCCCGAGACATTTTAGCCATGTCTGAAAGTCCATAGTAAAAGATATCTAATtgtacccattctgaaaacatttcagtgggacattttcttagcatccttCTATACCTCCCCCAAGCATAATGAAGAGATTCATTGCTCTCTTGTTTGAAACCTTGGATATCCATCCTTAGCTGGGTTAACTTTCTTAGAAGGAAGAATTGATTTATAAACTTGTCTACTAACTGTTTTCATATTTTCAGGCTAGATTTAGGCTGGTTATCCAACCACCTCTTTGCTTGGTCCTttataggaaaagaaaaaagcaaagaTATCTTGGTCTACTCCCTCACTATGTACTATGTTAGCAATATGTAAAAAAtctgccagaaactcagtaggttcttcctgtggaagtccAGAGTACTGGTAGTTCTGCTGCACCAGagtaatgagttgagggttcaactcaaagttgCTTACTCTGATGGGGGGTATGCTaatacttcttccatagaagtcagtAGTGGGGGTTGTATATGACATGAGATTTCTTCTGAACTCTTGATTTCTATTTGGGTTCATGATGAAGAAAGGTAGAAGGAGTAGAAGAATTAAGGATAAAGATGTAAAttatgattaaaatatttttgcttttattttatatatttaattaactcaaaaataaattttaattaattaagaatatttgaatattaattaatgaatttctaaaaagaagagagagaaagagagaagatattttcaaaaattagaagagagaagaattagttaggaagttttgaaaaagagaaagagaaaacaagtaactaattaagaaagatttgaaaacaagataagatagaagattagaaaaaatttgaatttaaaatttagaattagaaaagataagatagaagttgaaaaagatttgaaagagataagattcgaaatttgatttttgaaaaagatttgattttaaagtttgaaatttgaaatttgaaattttacattttgaaaattgaattttgaaatttgaaattgaaataagataagataagatttttgaattttaaagaaagacaaaaagataagataagaatttgaaaaagatatgatttttgaaatttgaaatttgaaatttaaattttgaattttgaaaattaaattttaaattttgaaaaattagttgcttttttcaaaaattgagataaagataagataatgattttgaaattaaaatttgaaaaatttgtttcttttttcaaaaattgagataaagataagaaaagatattttattttttgctttttgaatttaatgaagaaagagaaaaacaacaaaaagacaccaaacttaaaatttttagatctaagacacctagaatttgaaaattgcaaagaaaaatacaaagagacaccaaatttaaaaattttaggatcaaaacaagaagaaaaataagaacactttgaagatcaagaagaacactaagaacaaaactcaaagaattcaaagaaaataagaacatgcaaaggacaccaaacttaaaaattttgaaaaccaaagacacaaatttcgaaaattttaaagaaaagactcaagaagacaccaaacttaaagatttacacaagactcaaacaaaagacactatttttaaaaatttttgaaaaaagactcaaaaaattcgaaaattcaataagaacaagaacaaaagactcaaaccaaagatcaagattaataaagaaaagaaaaggtttttgaaaaagttttgcttttttttccaaaaaaaaaagaaaataaaaaactctaacaaaattaaaaacaatacctaatctaagtaacaagataatccgttagttgtccaaatcgaacaatcctcggcaacggtgccaaaaacttggtgcaagGAATTACACTTCGCACAACtgaactagcaagtgcactaggtcgtctaagtaatacctgagtgagtcagggtcgatcccacgaggattgtgatttgaagcaagctatggttatcttgtagatcttagtcaggcagatagaaaagttgtttgattgtttaaacgcataaaaagaaaataaagaaaacgtTACTCAGTTGATGGTAAATGCAATGATatgaagatggttaaggcttagagatgctttgttcttctggatTAATTCGGTCTTACTCTCTACTCCAaatgtgaatgatttcttctatggcaggttgtatgtgatcaacgcctTTCTTAAGAGGTCGTCAAtgctcctccagatctgaaccccagggttagtgcggatccagtctgattgagggtgaagctcctgcagttcatTCTCCTTAGTGATTCTACTTAAAACGCTACGGACAAGGTTGAATCTTTCGCATCAGAGAATGCATCGCCTTTGGTTCTATCctttaccacaaagactctaatctccccatatgtcggctgaactggtgtctcgagaagtccccaatgaagtcgtggattagctgTCTAAATGATGTGtaatcaagctagtggttcattATTGTCCGATGAACGACTTACTCTaaacccatgtagaatgagaTAACCTTGTGCCGGTTCAACACATTCATaatgatgaagaacgaagatacattttagaatagagaatcaaacatgAATTGAGATAGGACGGTAGtactttattaatccataaaactcagcagagctcctcccctcaactaggaggtttagaaactcatactgatagaaaatataACATGAACGTGTAAAAATGTCAAAAGCTCTGATAACTGTAAAAGTTCTCAAATAAATACTagactaatgactaaggattataTAAGAACAGTAAAACAGTTTTTtagtgcgaaaatccacttctggggcccacttggtgagtgtttgggctgagcttgattgagATCCACGTGTTAAGAGGCTccttgggcgttgaacacctgCTTGGGGGGTCCTTTGTGGACGTTGCATGCTGGTCTCTACCGTGTGGGCGTttgacgccagaatagggcaggaggctggcgttgaacgctagttctGGGCCTTTaattctgaagcaaagtataaactactatacatttctagaaagcccgggatgttagctttccatagacATTAAGAATGCTCCATTTGGCCTTCTATAGCTCCCGAAAAGCTCTTTTAAATGCAAGGAGTCAGATCCTTATAGCATCTGCAGCACTTTctctgcctctgaatcagatttttgctccagttccttaatttcagccagaaaatatttgaaattgcataaaaacacaaaaactcaaagtagaatccaaaaatgtgaatttttcactaaaacctatgaaaactcaataaaacttagacaaaacatactaaaaaccagatgaaaatgatgtcaaaaagcatataaaatatttactcatcagaacaccaaacttaaactgttgcttgtccccaagcaactaaaaacaaagtaggataaaaagaagagtaagatataataaatcttagagttttcaataaagctcagtttcaattagatgagtgggacttagttgctttttgcttctgaatagttttggcatctcactatccattgaaactcaaaAGTGTTGgtctctttaggaacttagaatccagatgatattattgactctcctagtttcgttctttttgattcttgaacacatatTTTAGAGTTTTGGCCATctccctaagcactttgttttccagtatta
This portion of the Arachis duranensis cultivar V14167 chromosome 6, aradu.V14167.gnm2.J7QH, whole genome shotgun sequence genome encodes:
- the LOC107493684 gene encoding uncharacterized protein LOC107493684, yielding MAKMSRDHSASGSMHMRKTIEEALELIETVATNQHLYLAVETFMKGEVKAISTEPNPREQDGPLTQQLHALAQQLLELQEALRETQASNRNVEAQLSQTRQQLSKQITEECHAIQLRSGKSLNTQPQYNKRSKEEKLTEEHQTDVQDISEGRGSNKGIEHPSKGGQSPIDNTPHIASNPLSNAQGTQPPSTKIDEYKAKMPFPQKLHQVKKYKQFVRFADYLKTLEIKIPFAEALEQIPSYTKFMKDILSHKKDGREAETVFLTEECSAVIQNSLLEKLKNLGSFMIPCTLGNACTRTALCDLGGRINLIPASLIKKLCLTNEVKPTRICLQLADGSVKIPSGVVENMIVRVVPFTFPTDFVVLDMDGHKSASLILGRPFLTTRRTLIDV